The region TAATGAAGAAGGATCACCGGACACAGGTAAAAGGCCGGAAGTCTTCCACGGTGAATAATTACATGATGCTGATGGCCGAGATCTTCCAGTTTGGAGCTGATAACGGCTACGCAAAGGAAAACCCGTTTAGCGGAATTAACCGGCTCAGGAAGGCAAAAGACGAACCAGATCCACTCACGACCGACGAGTTCATCAGGTTCATTCAGGCGTGCGGCCACCAGCAGATGCGAAATCTCTGGACCGTCGCCGTTTATACCGGAATGAGGCATGGGGAATTATGTGGTCTTGCATGGGAAGACATCGATCTCACCGCGGGAACCATTACGGTTAAGCGCAACCTTACCCAAACGTATGAGTTCACCCTGCCAAAAACCGAGGCAGGCACTGACAGGGTGATTTATCTCATACAACCAGCTATTGATGCCCTTAGGGATCAGGCCCAACTGACGCGCCTTGGCCGGCAGCATGAGGTTGAAGTGAATTTGCGTGAATATGGCCAGTCAGTCATACATCCATGCACTTTCGTTTTCAGCCCTCAATGCGTCAAGCGTGGGTCCCGAAGAGGATATCATTACGCGGTTAATTCGATTAATAAAATTTGGGCCCCGATAATCAAGCGCGCCGGCATTCGTTACCGCAACGCTTACCAGTCACGGCATACCTATGCGTGCTGGTCATTATCAGCAGGTGCGAACCCAAACTTTATAGCAACTCAAATGGGGCATACTGATGCACAGATGGTTTACAAGGTGTATGGAAAGTGGATGTCAGAGAAGAGCGGCGAACAGGTTACTCTGCTCAACAAGGCGCTTTCACACATTGCCCCATCACTGCCCCAAAGCATGGTAGTAGCGCAGTAGAAAACCTTAAATTCAAGTGGTTAGCAGCCATGTTGCTACATTTGTATAAAATGCGGGCAATAAATGACAAAGTTCTTCTTC is a window of Enterobacter cloacae complex sp. ECNIH7 DNA encoding:
- a CDS encoding tyrosine-type recombinase/integrase, whose amino-acid sequence is MANASYPTGVENHGGSLRIWFLYKGKRVRENLGVPDTAKNRKIAGELRSSVCFAIRMGNFNYAEKFPNSPNLARFGQDRKEITVLELTERWSELKRMEISSNTMSRYESIIKNMLPRIGENKMVSAVTTEDLLYVRKELLTGFHVMKKDHRTQVKGRKSSTVNNYMMLMAEIFQFGADNGYAKENPFSGINRLRKAKDEPDPLTTDEFIRFIQACGHQQMRNLWTVAVYTGMRHGELCGLAWEDIDLTAGTITVKRNLTQTYEFTLPKTEAGTDRVIYLIQPAIDALRDQAQLTRLGRQHEVEVNLREYGQSVIHPCTFVFSPQCVKRGSRRGYHYAVNSINKIWAPIIKRAGIRYRNAYQSRHTYACWSLSAGANPNFIATQMGHTDAQMVYKVYGKWMSEKSGEQVTLLNKALSHIAPSLPQSMVVAQ